The DNA sequence TGTCGAATCCTTTATTCTACCACCCACACCCACTAGAAGAATGGCTATGAAGCTTCCACTATTCATATGGGGGCTAAACCACTTTATCTTCTGCTTAATTTGGGACCAGCAACAAGGGAAAGATAGATGCTTTTCTGCTCTCCAAATCATTATCTAAAATAACTTAATTCTACAAGCGTGGAATGCATCAAAGAAAACTATATCTCACTTAAGTGGTTGGACTGTTCCTCGACAGATAACCCTTTCAGTTATTGAGAATGTAGTTTTAACATCACATTAAAATATTAGGGTTGATGTGAAGTTCAATCTCTTGGTGATTGAATTGACAcgtttttttaaatctttattgaTAATATAAACTTACTTTTGAATAAAAGTAATAGATTGACTAATAAACTTTTACAGATTTTGCTCCTCTTTAACACTACCATGTTCATACTTCTTAGTCCCTTCTACACATCTTTACATAACTACCACTGATGAGCCACCCACTAATCTTGATGCTTCGGAGAATCGTTTTGTTCTcatattctttccttttttttcccgtGAAAATCATATATAGAACCCTCTTACCTATCAATACGGTTGTGCCAATTCCTTCCTCCAGAAAACCTAAGCAAGAAAAGCCAAACCCTAGGCAAGCAAAAATgaagtcaattttttttggtttgttctTCTTCATCTTATGTGCTCAAGCCCTTTTGAGCTCAGGTTCTGAAAGCTCAATCAAGTTAAAGAACCAGGATTTCAATCTCTCGAATCGTCTTGTCCAAGGACTGGATGTTCAAGGTATGAATTCTTTAGGGTTTTACGTGAGAAAAGCTGATTTAATCTTGGGTGTTTGAAAGAACCACTAGGGTTCTGATAATTTTGATACtgtatgaaatatatatatgcaGGTGTGAGCCAGACTTTTACTGGGCGGTTGGGCGAGAGCGATGAGGTAACAAGATATGAGAAGAATGAAAACTTGGTGTATTCAATGAAGGCGAAAGGGAAGGGAGCTTTTGGTGGTGCAAATGTTGTTCATCGCCCACGAGAGTCTCGAAACACAGCCTTAAGATCAGTAAAGCCCTCTCTCTTTGTTACAGCCATTACTGCATGTGTTACCCTTGGTTGGTTCCTGGGTTGGTCCCTTGCTTCCCCCTTCTGAGTACTCTTGAGTCTGAGGTCATCATTTGGTTAATTACTCAAACGAGTTCAACAAACTATGATCGATGAGGCTCAAAAGAAGGAATGGTTGGTTCTAATCTCTATCTTTTCCATCAGATAAAGactaatattataaatgtttaatTAGGACTATGGTATTGACTATGTGATTTTATCAAATCATCTATCTGAGCAGCACCCTTAGCAGTACGGAGATCCTTCATGGTGATTAGGGTTTTCATCTATAAAAAAGTTTTGGAAGTGTATAAACTAAGAAGCTATGGTATTTGATTATGTCAGTTTTTGTCCCTTTGTACAAAACCTTCCCTCTTTATGGGAAGTTTGGAAGACCTAATTCTGCTTGGATTGTAGCATCCAATAATGTTATTTATCAGACATCTAATGTGCAATGTGCTTTTGTACTCTAATTTATAATCATCTCTTTTGCATTCTACTTccttttctttacttttctcCCAACTTTAGCAATTGTAGGGACATTTTCTAATATTGTATGTATAGTTTCAACCTTTTATGATTTTCATTTAGTGCTATTACAGATCTTTAGTGATATGATGTCAAACAGATCTTTTTAAAAGCGAATAATAATCTCTTAAACTATATATCTTAATATAAtgtaaagtatattattattaatttgttatctaacaacttaatttttttaagataaattagtaatttaatAGAGTAGTGGATTAATTAGAATCCTATGAAAAAGAAATGGCATTAATTAAATTGCTCAAAATCTCAAGAGAATGAAGTACTGTTAATgcaatatatatcataattgatTCATTCCTTGAACAACTTAAACTTTTGACATGATGAATTATGTAACATAGCTTATCGGCGCATGCATTGATGCCACTTGGAAGCATCTAAGAGAGCATTTAAAAgggtatttaataaaacttaatgatttaagttgaatttaagttacattatttttaattaagtcaatcaattgatttatttaaattatttttaattttaagttaaaatattaagttattttattaaacatgcatgcctaataatttaaattaagtcattagaTTATATTAAGTTACTAATCTAGTTTCTCATTTTAGAGATGATTTAAGTTGAGtttaagttatattatttttaagtcattaaatcacCTTACTAAAtaagttgatttatttaaattattttaatttttaattcaaaacagtaagttattttattgaatatatttaatttacttaataatttaaattaagtcaCTAGATTATATTAAGTTGCTAagctaatttttcaaaaattaaaatgagaatATGGCTTTGAAGCTTTTGAAACCCTAACTCTAATATGCACTTTAATAGACctgcattatttttttaaggaattaacTAATTATTGAAATCTATTGAAGATTAATATTTAAGACTTGTTTGGGATGATGTTTAACTTTTGCATTTagtaatagaaataataaaattgattagTGACATTAATTCTTtggaaactttattttaaaaatatttatattaaaattaggaataattttgatatttttaacaattttaataaaataaaaaatatgctttttgtatcatattgaaggaaaaatatgaatCTTTTTAATTGTTCAAAACATCCATAAATTGAAAGGGGGAAAGCGTATTTTGGTAcaatgatttgaaaataaatagaaaatagaaacccaattaataaaaattaaatttatcttgcaaatttaaaaatatattttgattttaattaccaaaatgccttctTCACATAGATGACAACAATTGTTCAATAGGCTGCATGTGaaatttctctttctctctcaatcTCATTCtccaaatgattcaaaaattaaaggagaaaaaaaaggctTTATCTTCAAAATGCCCCTCCTATCAATTCACCATTTTGAAATGGGAGAGAAATTCAACccaaatttgagagaaaaaaaattgggaaagcAGTAAGGTGCAGGAGAAATTCAacataaattttagaaaaagaagttaaaaaaggGGATGAGACATTATGAAAACAAAGGGTCTACATAGATAAAGAGGAAGTGAGAGTGAGAGAAGTTGGGATCCACTCCAATGCATAGGGGTCGGAAATCTCCTATTCTCCTTATAAAATTATATGTGAAATTtaggatttgaattttttatctttaactatttttaaaaagacatctatttaattaattatatgaatattatcttttttaaatccaaaagaCCCCTACAATTTTAAAACGTGTTTACAAAATTAAGATGAtgaaatttatacatatataatatcaaaaaatttttcctctatctgatgtgggatatcacaactTGTAATTAgtctaaaaaatgataattttgaatttagtgtaactgtaaatattattttgtgtaaattGAATAAGcactttgaattttattttaaatattaatttatgttaattttttaaaaaaaatatgaaattaaatatttttctacttttttttttcttacaataagagactttttttaaaatcaataaataaaaagattgaattttaacataaagagtagatatttttttattttaaagtttatttgaaaatattaatttacaaaattcaaagaaaaaaataagc is a window from the Vitis riparia cultivar Riparia Gloire de Montpellier isolate 1030 chromosome 9, EGFV_Vit.rip_1.0, whole genome shotgun sequence genome containing:
- the LOC117922464 gene encoding uncharacterized protein LOC117922464, whose translation is MKSIFFGLFFFILCAQALLSSGSESSIKLKNQDFNLSNRLVQGLDVQGVSQTFTGRLGESDEVTRYEKNENLVYSMKAKGKGAFGGANVVHRPRESRNTALRSVKPSLFVTAITACVTLGWFLGWSLASPF